From the genome of Naumovozyma castellii chromosome 7, complete genome:
ACTTGTATTTTGGGATATTCAAAGTCTTTTGTTCACTCTGACTATCGACATTATGAGACAATCCGAATTTATCAAGGACATCGATAAGATCTAATTGCTTTCTAATATCCAGttgtaatttttcttttcttatATTTTCAGCATCAAGAGATGCTTGACtactttccaatttattttggccttcttcaatgtttttACATCCATTCAACAGATGTATAAACTTTTTAACAGATTTTAGGGTaggatttggaatttgCATAAACTCTTGATATGCTTTCCTTTGACTTTTCATTCTGATCCAACTTTGAACCATAATTACTGAGTGAACATTATTATAGAAATGTCTTCTATTTCTCTTTAAATCAAATCGTATAATATATCCCTTCACAATGGATTGGACGCTAATAAGGTTATTACGCTCCACTATATCATCTACTAAATCTAGGGCATACCTTACTAAAATACCTTTTAACTTTGCCTGTAGTAATATTATatgttttttgtttttaaaGTCTGAAGTAACCAATAAATCCAATTCTTGACGAACCTTGAATCCATTTAATAAGGCTGAAAACTTTGTGATGGTATCTTGATAGGGACTTAAATTCACTGTTAAAGTATTTTGAGTGCGCCTTAACAGAGATCCTTTAATAGTTGATTGCAATGTAATTAATAAAGGAAGGTTAGAAttgttaataatatttgtGTTGCGCATCCTGATTAGCATTGCCCTACACCGCCACTGCAGGCTCTTAATAGGCGAAGCTTCGGACTCAAGTGTCAATCCAGATAAATTAACTTGTGTCCTTATTTGCTTGGCCTTAATGAAACCTTGAAGATTGATCAAGGTGGTCAAAATAGTATCAATATTATAGGCACGCTGTTTCATGATTATACGAACAGCTACACCTTTACACTTgacttgaaatttttcaaagaaatgtTCATTTCTTACAGCTCTTATTCTTAATTTGTCCAAGTTGAATCGTATCATATTGGCCTTCACTTGCGATTGAAATTGTATTAGAACCTCCATaacattatcatttaattctGGTAgaatatgaatattatttttcttccttaatATATCACCCCGTATTTTACCCTGGAAAATTGACATTTCCCTTGCAAATAGTCTTAACAGATGGTTTTGAATACGAAGACTAAATCGAACATTTATTCCCCTACATTTGCTTTGTAGTTGAAGTACCTTTGTTAGGAACTCGTCCTCAGTCATACGTTGTTTCCTGGCTGGTGAGTAACGAGATGGGCTGTATTCATATGTATCATAAAATTTTAGATCTCTGTCATTGTTCATATAACGAGAAATTGTAGGCGAATAATATGACAAAGTGGACGTTTTCAGAGGACTATACTCTAAATATGGGGTATTTGATAGGACGGTATCAGAAACAGATTTAAATGTCGGGATAGGAGAATATTTTCTATGTGGGGACTCGTATCTTGTAGGAGACGAAGGTATTTCGTAATTATGGTAATCAGTCGTTGGAACAGGTGTAATTTCGGTTCTTCTGACGGAGGATGTACGTTCAGTTGTTGGTTCGTATATCATTGCTTCAGCTTCCATTTTTTGATCTTGTTTCCTTTCAGGAGTCTTTGCCGAAGTTGATTGTGGTCCCAAACGcttaaaatcattaaaatcttcaatgagGCCACTTTGGGTagtattattttcaatattaggccctgaagaaatatttctcaaaCCTAGTGACTTGAAGTCTCTGATCCTGGGCCATGCTCTTTTACATTTtctaatatcatcattggAAAAAGATAACTGTCCGGATAAGTTCTTCATATTGGGTGTCTTGCCTGGCCATTTTTTGTTGATAATAGATATTATAATGTgtaaagtttcaaaaacttGTGGAAGATCCTTTTTATTGTACAAATCCTGTAATTCAAACCTGAATGAATCTGGAACTCCAACATGCTCCACCAAGCTGAAAAAGGCATTGATATTTTGAGTATGTTTAAATTGAAGTTTATTACCTGCTGGGAATACACTTTTAATCAGTTCTGGGTTGATTGCTTGTACTACTTGTGCTAAATATACTCCATTTCTAAGGGCGTCTCCGGCACATAAGTCTACTTCTGGGGGTAGCTCTTCGTTGATTACTTGTTCAATCCATCTTTTTACTTCAGTAGCCCTACATAAGTATTCATAATACTTCAATTCGTCAGATGTGTACTGGCTTAAATCAACCTTGGCATTCCCGGACGGTTTAGTaattgaagagaaagaattttctttatttccAGATGATGTAAATTCGGCTTTGTAATTGTTATTTGAAAGTATCTTTGAAGTACTCTTTGTGGGTGTTACAGGTAGtatattttctctttcagAATTTAATCGCGAGGGTGACAAAGGCTTTAATTGAGGTACcgatgaatttgaatccaTATCACTTGATATACTTTGAACGTACCTATTCAAAAAGGAATTGGTTCTGGTTGATGTGGGTGAACCCATTACAGTGGTCATTATGATGTCGTAAACTTCTTGCTTGTCTGCCCCCCTTCAATGGAAAAGATACAATGAAGTTGAGTAATAGAGATGttaaaaaatgaatcaaaGGATTAAAATTCGTGAGATTTCAATGTTTACGTATTTCCGCATTCGGACAGATAATGAAGCGTAACAACAAAAATAGATGTTATAGTTTCTAAACAGAACAATAAAGGATAAGAATGTCTATTAAAAGGTAGCAAAAGAGTAATCAGGGTCGACACAGGCCTTGCCAATCATCGGATTCAATTGCAAGTTACAAAAGTTCTGAATATTGATTGCAGCCTCGGTATCGGCATGAAATATACATCCTTTACAGTTTTCAATCACTATCGTCTGCTTGTCGACAGATTTTGGCATTTTCATTATGTAGAGCTTACAATCTTTAATATTGTGTAATCGTATTTGGATAGAGGAGTTTTGTGGAAGCAATATGCGTATAAGGGTGTTTGATATGTCAGTCATAAAAATGCTCCCATTTAAGAAAGGCATATGAGGCAGTTCGATTGTGCTTTCTTGTATATTTTCCATCGATAATGATCCTGATGCATATGGCATTTCGTATGGCTTTTGTTTTGACTCCAGTATACATTTGTAGAGATTcttaaaattttgaatttgttcTTGCTCGATAATGATTTTCTCTGAAACAATCGGTTGTACTTCAGGTTCTTTATCAGAAATTGAAGTTTGGAAGTCTGTGGTTGGCAAACGTTCTGCTCTTTCTGATCTTTTCgtaaatttgaatcttctctttcttgttcctttCGTTTTGGATGCTTTCACTTCCCCCGACTCCTTTAACAACGAGTCAAGCTCGGAAGAAAACAAACGCAATTCATAGGGTGGTAGGGAATATGACAACTCATTTAATTCAGTATTTGCTTCTGCAATTTTTTGTTCAACTCGTGTAAAGTCTGCTGTCTCCCCGTTTAACTCTTCGCGTATTTCTAGTTCGTTGATCATCGTTAGTAAGAGATGGTATCACTCAAAGTAAACCAGGTTTCCAACATACCTTTCAgctttttcttcaaagaaaggGTTCCAGAAGTTCTCTCCATACTTATGATGGGTCTatgttttgaatttgaaatggCTACACTAACATTAAATCCTTCTAAGTTGTAGCGTTAGATTAAGCTGGGCGGCAAATCTTGAATGTTCTTTGGCGCTGAAAAATCACCTTGAACgttccaattttttttctgcGATGCTCAATTTAAGCTTAAAAATATTCACTATTCATTCATAAGTATATTTGAAAACCAAAAAAGAAACCATATCCCTAGCTCCCTTTGACCATATGTCTCTCTCCAAAGCTCCATTAGACCAAGAAGATCAAGATGCCATCATCTTAGATGCTCGTCATGGGGAAATCGGTTCTTTAAGGGAAATATTCACTACACTTATCGACCCATCATTACTCCCCACATGTCGTGATGAAGATACTGGGACCACCGCACTACATATGGCTGCAGGTAACGGACATATTATGGTGGTTCAATACTTATTATCTTTGCTTCCAGACGAGGATGACAGAAAGGAATATGTGAATGCCGTGAATAATACAGGAAACACTGCATTACATTGGGCGTCCTTAAATGGGAAGTTGGACGTGGTGAAGTTATTATGTGATGAGTATGATGCTGATCCATTTATTAGAAATCAATTTGGGCATGACGCCATTTTCGAAGCTGAAAACAATGGGAGAGAAGAAGTGGAAACttatttcttgaagaaatacGATGTTGAACCAgagaatgaagaagaagataacGGAAAAACTGAGACTGCAGACGTTGAAGTTACAGAAGGtcatgaaattgaagaggTCACTAAGGAAGCCACTGAGGCCTTGAAggaagaaactgaaaagtTAAACCTCAACTCTTCCAACTAAGACACAATAGTTAGAGAAATTAAACCCAGCATAAGGAAAGTAAACCCTCAgacattattcaataaatcaaacTGAtgtaatataatataatacagtataatatatatttgacTTGAATTGACGTGGACTTGTATTACCCAGTCAATGTTGTATCGTGCAAAACGGCgctgaaaaattttgttCAGAGACGAAGCTGATGAACTGAGGATTAAAGAAAGTATTATGTGTAAAGAAGGATTAGCTTTAGGCTAGGCTTTATAAAGATTCATCGAAATAGAGTAATACAGCATGTCCGCCGATCTAGCCACTGAATTAGGATTTGATCCAACcttaaagaagaagaagaagaccAAGAAGGTCGCACCAGAAAGTTTTGATGCTATCAGTACGGAAGAATCCACTCCAGGTGCCGCCACTACTGACGATGACCTATTCGCCGgtttaaagaagaaaaagaagaagtcTAAGAGCTCTACTACAGCCAGCGTGGATACCCCTGCCACTGAAGCTAGCACAAATAACTCTGTCGATGAACTTTCAGACGTTCTAGGTGATTTGACtataaaaaagaagaagaagaaggcaGCTCATGTAGATGTTGATGCCTTCGAAAAGGAACTAGCAAAGGCAGGTGTCTCTACCGAAAGTAAAGAAGCCACTCCATCTGGCGATAATGAGTCCTCAATCCAAAATTCCATTGGTTTACCATACCCCGAACTATTATCTAGATTTTTCACCATTCTAAGAACTAATAATCCAGAGTTAGCTGGTGACAGAAGTGGGCCTAAATTCAGAATTCCACCACCCATTTGTTTGCGTGATGGTAAAAAGACTATTTTTGCCAACATTCAAGATATTTCCGAAAAGTTGCAAAGATCTCCAGAAcatttaattcaatatctATTTGCTGAATTAGGTACTTCCGGTTCCGTTGATGGTCAAAAGAGATTAGTTATCAAGGGTAAGTTCCAATCTAAGcaaatggaaaatgttttaagaagatatattttAGAGTACGTCACTTGTAAGACTTGTAAGAGTATTAACAcagatttgaagaaggaacAATCCAATAGATTATTCTTCATGGTTTGTAAGAGTTGTGGTTCCACAAGATCAGTTTCTTCCATTAAGACCGGTTTCCAAGCTACTGTGGgtaagagaagaaagatgTAATTGGGTTAACGAGTTTGAAAATAGCATTCGTCATCGTTGTCGTAAATATATAAGTATActaattttattatttgatataGTCGTCATTCTATTTATTTGTGTCCCTATgttttataaatata
Proteins encoded in this window:
- the SUI3 gene encoding translation initiation factor eIF2 subunit beta (ancestral locus Anc_6.264) encodes the protein MSADLATELGFDPTLKKKKKTKKVAPESFDAISTEESTPGAATTDDDLFAGLKKKKKKSKSSTTASVDTPATEASTNNSVDELSDVLGDLTIKKKKKKAAHVDVDAFEKELAKAGVSTESKEATPSGDNESSIQNSIGLPYPELLSRFFTILRTNNPELAGDRSGPKFRIPPPICLRDGKKTIFANIQDISEKLQRSPEHLIQYLFAELGTSGSVDGQKRLVIKGKFQSKQMENVLRRYILEYVTCKTCKSINTDLKKEQSNRLFFMVCKSCGSTRSVSSIKTGFQATVGKRRKM
- the IQG1 gene encoding Iqg1p (ancestral locus Anc_6.269), with product MTTVMGSPTSTRTNSFLNRYVQSISSDMDSNSSVPQLKPLSPSRLNSERENILPVTPTKSTSKILSNNNYKAEFTSSGNKENSFSSITKPSGNAKVDLSQYTSDELKYYEYLCRATEVKRWIEQVINEELPPEVDLCAGDALRNGVYLAQVVQAINPELIKSVFPAGNKLQFKHTQNINAFFSLVEHVGVPDSFRFELQDLYNKKDLPQVFETLHIIISIINKKWPGKTPNMKNLSGQLSFSNDDIRKCKRAWPRIRDFKSLGLRNISSGPNIENNTTQSGLIEDFNDFKRLGPQSTSAKTPERKQDQKMEAEAMIYEPTTERTSSVRRTEITPVPTTDYHNYEIPSSPTRYESPHRKYSPIPTFKSVSDTVLSNTPYLEYSPLKTSTLSYYSPTISRYMNNDRDLKFYDTYEYSPSRYSPARKQRMTEDEFLTKVLQLQSKCRGINVRFSLRIQNHLLRLFAREMSIFQGKIRGDILRKKNNIHILPELNDNVMEVLIQFQSQVKANMIRFNLDKLRIRAVRNEHFFEKFQVKCKGVAVRIIMKQRAYNIDTILTTLINLQGFIKAKQIRTQVNLSGLTLESEASPIKSLQWRCRAMLIRMRNTNIINNSNLPLLITLQSTIKGSLLRRTQNTLTVNLSPYQDTITKFSALLNGFKVRQELDLLVTSDFKNKKHIILLQAKLKGILVRYALDLVDDIVERNNLISVQSIVKGYIIRFDLKRNRRHFYNNVHSVIMVQSWIRMKSQRKAYQEFMQIPNPTLKSVKKFIHLLNGCKNIEEGQNKLESSQASLDAENIRKEKLQLDIRKQLDLIDVLDKFGLSHNVDSQSEQKTLNIPKYKYPVMEKLFYLLQVDPTYWKAMFLYEPEFTKKNIYITFTTLNKKMSQRERIYFTRFVKEIMLQSLEQSISVSVFLTEQTYLWKNMVSTFLQTECYEKFSLVEPLLRYLTNPSIDFEADPDLIYKKVYGIQPTKTDVPIEDEKVKGQFITNLRNIWHAVEMVAEIFTRHINEIPIELRFLCTKLFCAFADRNASELDSLRGISKILIESFMAEYLLNCEYYGFQTSNKIQFSIKADILLQAVTNVFGLYPFQNFYDPLNQYSEEIQPHIKDLLYNVLVDPIYEQECDKMVYFDMSAPRPHLEILTTKILEVSKKFKEYSTRFSDGGALEEILKGVKDGEVVSKSSRIVLELDPTAYKFLVSDDKMRKWYDQTKRAFIYMMQVEDIRSNLYDLLMTEVSPVEEAAFQNFVQSNPIIAADPMLQQMRELNYSSLKEITLKKIQELEASGIIISSDNKLQNILNDIANTIKNPNYALDYVTEELRVTKETLNEINKINGKLVNSSRQLHMTIDKTIQDIQAAKSFEAPSKSTLGNIKSAYKKVHHKNGIELQGLKFKWSTRQLFEKGVLKSIVGEKLGVQTVKVFGSSGPKYPDIIFKISTSDGSKFGLQLVDKRKGPEKKYSELVDSFMIKELLATQVGKTIDEWNLLNKKVTINTTQLLRLLVATFYK
- the CIN2 gene encoding GTPase-activating protein CIN2 (ancestral locus Anc_6.268); this encodes MERTSGTLSLKKKLKEIREELNGETADFTRVEQKIAEANTELNELSYSLPPYELRLFSSELDSLLKESGEVKASKTKGTRKRRFKFTKRSERAERLPTTDFQTSISDKEPEVQPIVSEKIIIEQEQIQNFKNLYKCILESKQKPYEMPYASGSLSMENIQESTIELPHMPFLNGSIFMTDISNTLIRILLPQNSSIQIRLHNIKDCKLYIMKMPKSVDKQTIVIENCKGCIFHADTEAAINIQNFCNLQLNPMIGKACVDPDYSFATF
- the YAR1 gene encoding Yar1p (ancestral locus Anc_6.265) is translated as MSLSKAPLDQEDQDAIILDARHGEIGSLREIFTTLIDPSLLPTCRDEDTGTTALHMAAGNGHIMVVQYLLSLLPDEDDRKEYVNAVNNTGNTALHWASLNGKLDVVKLLCDEYDADPFIRNQFGHDAIFEAENNGREEVETYFLKKYDVEPENEEEDNGKTETADVEVTEGHEIEEVTKEATEALKEETEKLNLNSSN